In the genome of Drosophila pseudoobscura strain MV-25-SWS-2005 chromosome 3, UCI_Dpse_MV25, whole genome shotgun sequence, one region contains:
- the LOC4803366 gene encoding angiogenic factor with G patch and FHA domains 1 isoform X1, protein MSVAAEAAAGEDSSEAASEHDFIQLKSMQDVEACDQRQLYQYIEKLHGIIRKYDTRLAANKQKLKQTQLSQEKKLSHTALQSSIDSDEEEVPGKSEKKETAAEFSATDAFSFVDEMRQAAKHAENLNNFVYEPTSGMYYDPKTGYYYNAEYDLYYDGNTGCYYSYDHGKDSYEFHSQAQVQANDAAKPGSEPAPHEDDEDDEVEFDELGGVITDTATLQKIKTEKQKLKERAEKSKRRAKKKKKNKKHSKKKNKKERCRKPKRKRRNADDNGDAEDGELSESSDSSSSSNSSDNDSSSSASEDDGSVPVFKAAGRFQDIAKKYPPSLRIIVQETNVEELLVGSLHLITYKGGSLGREGEHDVIIPDVNVSKSHLEFYYEAKSGIYRCRDLGSRNGTVLNGMRMASDPMDLVHGSVVTIGQTKLLCHVHEGNSTCGLCEPGLLIETQVPVSATALSSTATVLSHKEQLKKLQKKYGLENEKFVEASGNGQQKPNYNDRAATRRVNVGSSTDKEKTEVACVHTEIASSNKGFKMLSKLGWQKGNTLGKTNASAGLLTPINVVANEGTSGLGRGETISASRPVDKRKMANLKITQARYQRANDIFELSGESD, encoded by the exons atgtctgTGGCGGCGGAGGCAGCGGCTGGGGAAGATTCTAGTGAAGCTGCTTCAGAGCATGATTTTATACAGTTGAAGAGCATGCAGGATGTGGAGGCCTGCGATCAGCGGCAATTATACCAGTACATTGAAAAACTACATGGAATTATCCGAAAATACGACACTAGGCTTGCggccaacaaacaaaagctgAAACAA ACACAGCTGAGCCAGGAGAAGAAACTATCTCATACAGCCCTACAGTCTAGCATCGATTCAGACGAGGAAGAAGTTCCTggcaaaagtgaaaaaaaggAGACTGCCGCAGAAT TTTCGGCAACAGACGCCTTCAGCTTTGTGGACGAGATGCGCCAGGCGGCCAAGCATGCGGAGAACTTAAACAACTTCGTGTATGAGCCGACGTCGGGAATGTACTACGATCCGAAGACAGGCTACTACTACAACGCG GAGTACGATCTGTACTACGATGGCAACACAGGCTGCTACTACAGCTACGATCACGGCAAAGACTCCTACGAGTTTCACTCGCAGGCTCAGGTGCAG GCGAACGACGCAGCTAAGCCCGGATCGGAGCCGGCGCCGCACGAggacgatgaggatgatgagGTGGAGTTCGACGAACTCGGAGGCGTCATAACGGACACAGCAACGCTGCAAAAGATTAAAACCGAAAAGCAGAAGCTTAAAGAACGAGCCGAAAAGTCCAAGCGCAGggcgaagaagaagaagaagaacaagaagcacagtaagaagaagaacaagaaggAGCGTTGCCGCAAACCGAAAAGGAAACGTCGCAATGCCGATGATAACGGCGACGCCGAAGACGGCGAGCTGTCCGAGTCAAGCGactccagttccagctccaactccagcgACAACGATAGCAGCAGTAGCGCCAGTGAAGACGACGGCAGTGTTCCCGTCTTCAAGGCTGCTGGACGCTTTCAAG ACATCGCCAAGAAGTATCCGCCCTCGCTGCGCATCATTGTTCAGGAGACAAACGTGGAGGAGTTACTGGTCGGAAGCCTTCATTTGATCACATATAAGGGTGGATCGCTAGGTCGCGAGGGCGAGCATGATGTCATCATACCAGATGTGAACGTGAGCAAGAGTCATTTGGAATTCTACTACGAGGCCAAGTCGGGAATTTATAGATGTCGTGACCTTGGCTCCCGGAATGGCACCGTACTCAATGGCATGCGCATGGCGAGCGATCCGATGGATCTGGTACACGGGAGTGTTGTCACCATTGGACAGACTAAGCTCTTGTGTCATGTGCACGAGGGTAACAGCACGTGCGGACTATGCGAGCCGGGTCTGTTGATAGAGACGCAAGTGCCAGTGTCAGCAACAGCGTTGTCATCAACTGCGACGGTATTGTCTCACAAGGAGCAGCTGAAGAAGCTGCAAAAGAAGTACGGTCTGGAAAATGAGA AATTTGTTGAAGCTAGTGGCAATGGACAGCAGAAACCAAACTACAATGATCGTGCGGCAACGCGGCGCGTCAACGTGGGAAGCAGTACGGACAAGGAGAAGACAGAGGTGGCGTGTGTGCATAC GGAGATTGCCAGCTCAAACAAAGGGTTCAAGATGTTGAGCAAGCTTGGGTGGCAGAAGGGCAATACCCTGGGAAAGACCAACGCCAGTGCAGGCTTACTGACACCG ATTAATGTGGTGGCCAACGAGGGAACCAGCGGCTTAGGGAGGGGTGAAACTATCAGCGCTTCCAGGCCCGTGGACAAACGGAAGATGGCCAATTTAAAGATTACCCAGGCTCGCTATCAGCGAGCCAACGACATATTCGAACTGTCCGGCGAGAGCGATTGA
- the LOC6898050 gene encoding tyrosine-protein phosphatase non-receptor type 23 → MFFKLLFASCLALALAKPQHPPAAQYPAGVNPQDCPGFPICDNERLHSPKSQWGAPQNQWQPQPQWQQQPQTWQPQPQWQPQPQTWQPQPQWQPQPQPSWNSAPAPAAGGDKYPAGVNPQTCPNYPYCDVNAGHAGGPVAAPPLPGWTERLYPAGVSPHECPNFPYCH, encoded by the exons ATGTTCTTCAAGCTG CTGTTCGCTTCCtgtctggctttggctctggccaaGCCCCAGCATCCACCTGCAGCGCAGTATCCGGCCGGCGTGAACCCGCAGGACTGCCCCGGCTTCCCAATCTGTGATAACGAGCGACTGCACAGCCCCAAATCGCAGTGGGGAGCTCCGCAGAATCAatggcagccgcagccacaatGGCAGCAACAACCGCAAACGTGGCAGCCGCAACCCCAgtggcagccgcagcctcaaacgtggcagccgcagccgcaatggcagccacaaccacagcccTCTTGGAATTCGGCACCTGCGCCTGCTGCAGGCGGAGACAAATATCCCGCTGGTGTCAATCCCCAGACCTGCCCCAACTATCCGTACTGCGACGTGAATGCCGGACACGCTGGCGGTCCTGTGGCGGCTCCTCCGCTGCCAGGCTGGACAGAGCGTCTTTACCCGGCCGGAGTTTCTCCACACGAGTGCCCCAACTTCCCCTATTGCCACTAG
- the LOC4803369 gene encoding histidine-rich glycoprotein, with protein sequence MSALKAFIMFALLSVAYCAPSPGFFGKHEHHTIHVPYKVHTVHHHHVQKIHVPVVKHVPIYKEVPVHHVHHEEILPVPVHVHHEEVPVHHVYEDHHDYHKGWSSAHHGHGWI encoded by the exons ATGTCCGCCCTGAAAGCATTC ATCATGTTCGCCCTATTGTCCGTGGCTTACTGTGCGCCCAGCCCAGGCTTCTTCGGCAAACA CGAACATCATACGATCCATGTTCCATACAAGGTTCACACGGTTCACCACCATCATGTACAGAAGATTCATGTTCCGGTGGTAAAGCACGTGCCGATTTACAAGGAGGTTCCTGTTCACCACGTACACCACGAGGAGATCCTCCCAGTGCCCGTTCACGTCCATCACGAGGAGGTGCCAGTCCATCATGTCTACGAGGATCATCACGATTACCACAAGGGCTGGAGCTCAGCGCACCATGGACACGGCTGGATCTAG
- the Lnpk gene encoding endoplasmic reticulum junction formation protein lunapark-B, protein MGFVLSKFRKEKSTEEVLEALQVQIKDLEKYMINTQERKRSFVTNFLGITIGAYIVGFGLWCCFYFPPTWKERIVYLVPLLLFPVIIVFMRQMFTWYFQRKLNKNGDKLAQLKEKKKKILEQVMDKETYKVAVNLLERFGDRKLNQSFSRSPAMQPQRTPQPAARLPGASTQQRLLTPYRSVYRNVNNNNLNSSTQSMTSASPNVGAVQELRRRTPFPVVDQNRSRSAVDRIVDFIVGDTPIRYGMICKECDGHNGMLPEDEYVFTSFRCAFCNALNPARKKRPVAPRLSLNQQTPPSNNRIDSSGSDSSDDYDSDKEQLSRRALLQDEPSDDIDKEDVEANPSAQSAATVTEIGAMETETTEAVAEEAAGVVEVDSKAEAVEAAGACDGKAEEASSS, encoded by the exons ATGGGATTCGTTTTGTCGAAATTTCGG AAGGAAAAATCAACGGAGGAGGTTCTGGAGGCCCTGCAAGTACAGATCAAAGACCTGGAGAAATACATGATAAATACTCAAGAGAGGAAGCGGAGCTTCGTCACGAACTTTCTAGGAATCACAATTGGCGCATACATCGTTGGTTTTGGATTATGGTGTTGCTTTTACTTTCCACCGACATGGAAAGAGCGCATCGTGTACTTGGTACCGCTGCTCCTGTTCCCCGTTAT CATCGTCTTCATGCGGCAGATGTTTACGTGGTACTTTCAGCGCAAGCTCAACAAAAATGGCGATAAGCTAGCCCAgctgaaggagaagaagaaaaagataTTAGAGCAGGTCATGGACAAAGAGACCTACAAG GTGGCAGTGAATCTCCTGGAACGCTTCGGGGACAGGAAGTTAAACCAGTCGTTTAGTCGTTCCCCCGCAATGCAGCCTCAACGAACGCCACAACCTGCAGCAAGACTGCCAGGAGCCAGTACGCAGCAGAGATTGTTGACTCCGTATAGGAGCGTCTACCGCAacgtcaacaacaacaatctaAACAGCTCGACACAGTCGATGACGTCAGCATCTCCGAATGTGGGCGCAGTGCAGGAACTGCGTCGGCGTACGCCTTTTCCAGTGGTAGATCAGAACCGGTCACGTAGCGCAGTGGACCGTATTGTAGACTTTATTGTAGGAGACACTCCGATTCGCTACGGCATGATCTGCAAAGAGTGCGATGGCCATAACG GTATGCTGCCGGAGGATGAATATGTTTTCACTTCATTTCGTTGTGCCTTTTGCAATGCTTTGAACCCAGCGCGCAAGAAGCGACCAGTGGCTCCTCGACTCTCACTAAATCAGCAAACACCACCTTCAAACAATCGCATCGATAGCTCCGGCAGCGATTCATCAGATGACTACGACTCTG ATAAGGAGCAACTGTCGCGCCGGGCTTTGTTACAAGATGAGCCTTCGGATGACATTGATAAGGAGGATGTTGAGGCCAATCCCAGTGCCCAAAGTGCAGCAACTGTGACCGAAATAGGAGCAATGGAGACTGAAACTACTGAGGCTGTAGCTGAGGAAGCTGCTGGAGTGGTCGAGGTCGACAGCAAAGCCGAAGCTGTAGAAGCTGCTGGAGCTTGCGACGGCAAAGCTGAAGAAGCATCAAGCTCCTAA
- the Hex-C gene encoding hexokinase type 2 has protein sequence MMDVEVRELMQAFVLSDYQVQEVYSRFCAEISKGLKRSTHALANTKCFPTYVQDLPTGDEMGKYLALDLGGTNFRVLLVSLKGHHDAMVESQIYAVPKDLMVGPGVELFDHIADCLARFVEKHEMRNSHLPLGFTFSFPCEQKGLKEAILTRWTKGFGCPGVEGEDVGRLLHEAIQRRGDAEIAVVAILNDTTGTLMSCAHRNADCRVGVIVGTGCNACYVEDVANVDLLHADFKRNQKDVLVNAEWGAFGESGQLDFVRTEYDREVDDTSINKSEQLFEKMTSGMYLGRLVRLILMRAMQSKVIFKLSNRREHFATALQKNEDVFETRFISEIESDSFPEFSKTRTIITELFGLEKASVEDCQKIKYICECVSKRAATLVAIGVSGLINRISDRRVVVGMDGSVYRYHPKFDAYMRNTMHKLVKSDKEFDIMLSEDGSGRGAALVAAVASKTK, from the coding sequence ATGATGGATGTGGAGGTGCGAGAACTTATGCAAGCCTTTGTGCTGAGTGACTACCAGGTTCAAGAGGTGTACAGTCGATTCTGTGCGGAAATATCAAAGGGCTTGAAGCGGTCCACACATGCACTAGCCAACACCAAGTGTTTTCCGACTTATGTGCAAGACTTGCCGACGGGCGACGAGATGGGGAAGTATCTCGCGCTGGACTTGGGTGGAACAAACTTCCGAGTGCTGCTTGTTTCCCTCAAAGGTCACCACGACGCCATGGTGGAGTCCCAGATATATGCAGTTCCGAAGGATTTGATGGTTGGCCCTGGCGTCGAGTTATTCGATCACATCGCTGACTGTCTCGCCAGATTTGTGGAAAAGCATGAAATGCGAAATTCCCATCTCCCACTAGGTTTCACCTTTTCGTTTCCCTGCGAACAGAAAGGtctcaaggaggccattttgACGCGCTGGACAAAGGGCTTTGGCTGTCCGGGTGTGGAAGGCGAAGACGTTGGTCGTTTGCTGCATGAGGCCATCCAGCGACGGGGCGATGCGGAAATTGCCGTCGTAGCCATACTCAACGATACCACAGGCACTCTCATGTCCTGCGCACACCGAAATGCTGACTGTCGTGTAGGCGTTATCGTGGGAACTGGCTGCAACGCCTGCTACGTCGAAGACGTAGCGAACGTGGATCTTCTGCACGCGGACTTCAAACGAAACCAGAAAGACGTCCTGGTCAATGCAGAGTGGGGAGCCTTTGGTGAGAGCGGCCAACTGGATTTTGTGCGCACCGAATATGACCGCGAGGTGGACGATACGTCGATCAACAAGTCGGAgcaattatttgaaaaaatGACTTCCGGCATGTATCTGGGAAGATTAGTTCGTTTAATACTGATGCGCGCCATGCAGAGCAAAGTCATATTCAAGTTAAGCAATCGACGGGAACATTTTGCCACCGCGTTGCAAAAAAATGAAGACGTCTTTGAAACACGATTCATATCCGAGATTGAGTCGGATTCTTTTCCAGAATTTTCGAAAACAAGAACTATTATCACGGAGCTTTTTGGGCTGGAGAAGGCCTCAGTCGAAGACTGCCAGAAAATTAAGTACATCTGCGAGTGTGTGTCCAAGCGGGCGGCCACCTTGGTGGCCATTGGCGTCAGTGGCCTGATCAACAGAATTTCAGACCGCAGAGTTGTTGTTGGCATGGACGGCTCCGTGTACAGGTACCATCCTAAATTTGACGCCTACATGCGCAATACAATGCACAAGCTGGTGAAGTCGGACAAGGAGTTTGATATTATGCTATCGGAGGATGGTTCGGGGCGTGGTGCGGCTCTTGTCGCCGCTGTCGCCAGTAAGACGAAGTGA
- the LOC4803366 gene encoding angiogenic factor with G patch and FHA domains 1 isoform X2 — protein MSVAAEAAAGEDSSEAASEHDFIQLKSMQDVEACDQRQLYQYIEKLHGIIRKYDTRLAANKQKLKQTQLSQEKKLSHTALQSSIDSDEEEVPGKSEKKETAAEFSATDAFSFVDEMRQAAKHAENLNNFVYEPTSGMYYDPKTGYYYNAEYDLYYDGNTGCYYSYDHGKDSYEFHSQAQVQHLNPCAYSRLLKGFHKLSIDRMRSNALDIAKKYPPSLRIIVQETNVEELLVGSLHLITYKGGSLGREGEHDVIIPDVNVSKSHLEFYYEAKSGIYRCRDLGSRNGTVLNGMRMASDPMDLVHGSVVTIGQTKLLCHVHEGNSTCGLCEPGLLIETQVPVSATALSSTATVLSHKEQLKKLQKKYGLENEKFVEASGNGQQKPNYNDRAATRRVNVGSSTDKEKTEVACVHTEIASSNKGFKMLSKLGWQKGNTLGKTNASAGLLTPINVVANEGTSGLGRGETISASRPVDKRKMANLKITQARYQRANDIFELSGESD, from the exons atgtctgTGGCGGCGGAGGCAGCGGCTGGGGAAGATTCTAGTGAAGCTGCTTCAGAGCATGATTTTATACAGTTGAAGAGCATGCAGGATGTGGAGGCCTGCGATCAGCGGCAATTATACCAGTACATTGAAAAACTACATGGAATTATCCGAAAATACGACACTAGGCTTGCggccaacaaacaaaagctgAAACAA ACACAGCTGAGCCAGGAGAAGAAACTATCTCATACAGCCCTACAGTCTAGCATCGATTCAGACGAGGAAGAAGTTCCTggcaaaagtgaaaaaaaggAGACTGCCGCAGAAT TTTCGGCAACAGACGCCTTCAGCTTTGTGGACGAGATGCGCCAGGCGGCCAAGCATGCGGAGAACTTAAACAACTTCGTGTATGAGCCGACGTCGGGAATGTACTACGATCCGAAGACAGGCTACTACTACAACGCG GAGTACGATCTGTACTACGATGGCAACACAGGCTGCTACTACAGCTACGATCACGGCAAAGACTCCTACGAGTTTCACTCGCAGGCTCAGGTGCAG CACTTGAACCCCTGCGCATATAGTAGACTTTTAAAGGGTTTTCACAAACTGAGCATAGACCGAATGCGTAGCAATGCATTAG ACATCGCCAAGAAGTATCCGCCCTCGCTGCGCATCATTGTTCAGGAGACAAACGTGGAGGAGTTACTGGTCGGAAGCCTTCATTTGATCACATATAAGGGTGGATCGCTAGGTCGCGAGGGCGAGCATGATGTCATCATACCAGATGTGAACGTGAGCAAGAGTCATTTGGAATTCTACTACGAGGCCAAGTCGGGAATTTATAGATGTCGTGACCTTGGCTCCCGGAATGGCACCGTACTCAATGGCATGCGCATGGCGAGCGATCCGATGGATCTGGTACACGGGAGTGTTGTCACCATTGGACAGACTAAGCTCTTGTGTCATGTGCACGAGGGTAACAGCACGTGCGGACTATGCGAGCCGGGTCTGTTGATAGAGACGCAAGTGCCAGTGTCAGCAACAGCGTTGTCATCAACTGCGACGGTATTGTCTCACAAGGAGCAGCTGAAGAAGCTGCAAAAGAAGTACGGTCTGGAAAATGAGA AATTTGTTGAAGCTAGTGGCAATGGACAGCAGAAACCAAACTACAATGATCGTGCGGCAACGCGGCGCGTCAACGTGGGAAGCAGTACGGACAAGGAGAAGACAGAGGTGGCGTGTGTGCATAC GGAGATTGCCAGCTCAAACAAAGGGTTCAAGATGTTGAGCAAGCTTGGGTGGCAGAAGGGCAATACCCTGGGAAAGACCAACGCCAGTGCAGGCTTACTGACACCG ATTAATGTGGTGGCCAACGAGGGAACCAGCGGCTTAGGGAGGGGTGAAACTATCAGCGCTTCCAGGCCCGTGGACAAACGGAAGATGGCCAATTTAAAGATTACCCAGGCTCGCTATCAGCGAGCCAACGACATATTCGAACTGTCCGGCGAGAGCGATTGA